The Phosphitispora fastidiosa genomic interval TTTTGAGGTCGATGGGGGTCGCGGCGGCACTTTTCGCTGGCGCACTCATCGCAAATTCCGCCTCCGCAGCTGAAGCTTTCATGCAGACCGGCGGTCTGACATCCCAGCCGATCGGCCATTACGAATTCTGCAAGCGCCTGCCGGATGAGTGCTCGATCCGCAGCCGCAATGTTGCGCCGGCCAAGATGACGCGTGATTTCTGGGAGCTGATCGTCAACGTCAACAGCCACGTGAACCAGACGGT includes:
- a CDS encoding transglutaminase-like cysteine peptidase: MGVAAALFAGALIANSASAAEAFMQTGGLTSQPIGHYEFCKRLPDECSIRSRNVAPAKMTRDFWELIVNVNSHVNQTV